The Pukyongia salina genome segment TTGTAATGATCAAATTCCCGGTCGATTCCTGGAAGGACATCACCACGGGTAAGACCAAATCAATGATCTTTCCAAGACATCTTAAAGAATAACCTGCATGTCGAAAACTTCCAAAGTAGCTAAAAACCTGTATAGAAACCGTGAACTTAGCTGGCTCCAATTTAATGCCAGGGTGCTTCAGGAAGCCGAGGACAAAACTGTTCCACTTATTGAACGGCTTCGATTTATAGGTATATTTTCAAACAATCTGGACGAATTTTTCAAAGTTCGGTATGCTACCATTAAACGAATTGTAGAGGCGGGCAAAGGAGGACGCAGGGTATTGGGAGGAATATCGGCCACCGAATTGCTGGAAGAGATCACTCAAACCGTGATAGAACAACAGGCAACAAGCCTCAGTATTCTCAATAGCATTCAGGAAGAACTTCAGAAGGAGAATATCTATATTATTGATGAAACCGAACTAAGTCCGGAACAGGATAAATATGTTCTCGATTTCTTTATTCAAAAGGTTAGCCCTTCGCTTGTTACCATCATGATCGGGGAGCTAGAGGAATTTCCAAAATTAAAAGATAGCGCAGCCTATCTGGCGGTGAGAATGAAAATGTCTAAAGAAGACGTCACTTTCGAATCGAAGATAAATTATGCCCTCATTGAGATTCCAAGGCAAATAGACCGTTTTGTAGAATTACCCACCGAAGGTGATAAGCAATACCTCATAATGCTCGATAATCTTATTAGACGATGTCTTGGTAATATCTTCAGCATCTTTAATTATGAGAGTATTACGGCACATATGATCAAGATAACCAGGGATGCCGAATTGGATATCGATAGTGACCTAAGTAGAAGTTTCCTTGAGAAGATATCCCGTAGTGTGGAAAAACGCAGCTCGGGCGATCCGGTACGATTTGTATATGATAAGAATATCGATAAAGAAACTCTGGAATTCCTCATGAACAAAATGGGAATAGATAGCACTGATAGTATTATTCCTGGGGGAAGATATCACAATAGGAGGGATTATATGAAATTCCCCAGCCTTGGTAGAAAAGATCTGTTATACGAGGCAAAAGAACCGCTTCGAATACCGGGCCTTAGCCTGGAAGGAAGTATTTTGGAGAAAATTGCCGAGAAGGATTACTTGCTTTATACCCCTTATCAATCGTTTGGCTATGTTGTAAAGTTTCTGAAAGAAGCTGCCCTGGACCCAAAAGTAAAATCGATAAAGATCACCATTTACCGCCTGGCCGAGTCCTCACAAATTGCCGGAGCACTAATCAATGCGGCGAAGAATGGCAAAGATGTTACCGTACAAATAGAATTGCAGGCTCGCTTCGATGAAGCGGCTAATATTGGCTATGCTGAAGAAATGCAAAGCGAAGGAGTTAAGTTAATATTTGGGGTTACCGGGTTAAAGGTGCACTGTAAAGCTTGTGTGATCGAACGGCTTGAAAATAAGAAAGTATCTCGCTACTCCTTTATTAGCACAGGTAACTTCAATGAATCTACTGCCCGAGTGTATACAGATTATACGCTGTTCACTTCCAACCAGCGGATAGGGAAAGAAATAAATAAAGTTTTCGATTTCTTCCAGGTAAACTATCAGATCAAAAAATACAGGCATCTTATAGTGTCTCCTCATTACACCCGAAACGCGATCTACAATCTAATCGAGAAGGAAATACAAAACCATGAGCAAGGATTGCCGTGTGGGATACGATTAAAACTCAATAGTTTATCAGATTTTAAAATGATCGATAAGCTTTATGCTGCCAGTCAGGCAGGAGTAAAAATTAAACTCATCGTACGCGGTATATGTTGCCTCATCCCGGGAGTGGAGGGTATGAGTGAGAATATCGAGGTTATTAGTGTGGTGGATAAATTTCTTGAACATCCTCGATTATTTATCTTTGAAAATGGTGGTGATCCTAAAATCTATATTTCCTCAGCAGATTTTATGGGGCGTAACCTCGACAATAGGGTGGAGATCTCATGTCCTGTTTACGACGAGGATATAAAGGAGGAACTTATCGACACCTTCGAGATCTGCTGGAACGACAATGTGAAAGCAAGGATAATCTCACAGGATTCGGATAATGATTACAGGCGAAATGACAAACCACAAATTCGCTCACAGTTTAAATTGTACGAATATTACCAACAAAAATTAAAGTAATTTGCTGAATATAGATAAATACGCGGCTATTGATATAGGTTCCAACGCAATCCGACTTCTTATCGCCACGGTGATAGAAAGGGAGGGCAGTAAGACCTTGTTTAAAAAAACATCTTTGGTACGTGTTCCTATTCGTCTTGGAGCAGATGTTTTCTTGAAAGACAATATTTCGGAAGAGAATTACACACGTATGGTGGATGCGATGAATGCATACGTTCTATTAATGAAAACGCATAATGTTACAAGATATCGTGCCTGTGCCACTTCGGCCATGCGTGAAGCCAGAAACGGTATTAGCATTGCTAAAAGGATCAAGGAAGAGACCGGTGTTGAAATTCAGATCATCGATGGGAACGACGAAGCTGCCATAATTGCAACCACAGATCTTAGAGAACTTATTGATGATAATAAGGTGTTTCTATATGTGGATGTAGGTGGAGGTAGTACCGAATTTACAGTGTTCGCAAACGGAAAGGTGGTTACCTCAAAATCGTTTCAACTGGGAACAGTACGAATCTTAAATGATATGGTTCGCGAAAGTATTTG includes the following:
- a CDS encoding Ppx/GppA phosphatase family protein, yielding MLNIDKYAAIDIGSNAIRLLIATVIEREGSKTLFKKTSLVRVPIRLGADVFLKDNISEENYTRMVDAMNAYVLLMKTHNVTRYRACATSAMREARNGISIAKRIKEETGVEIQIIDGNDEAAIIATTDLRELIDDNKVFLYVDVGGGSTEFTVFANGKVVTSKSFQLGTVRILNDMVRESIWDDVKTWIKKTTRKYSKINCIGSGGNINSIYKLSEKKIGKPLSYFYLAGFYEELKSYTYHERIFELQMNPDRADVIIPATKIYLSAMKWSGSKNMYVPKIGLADGIVKSLYNEKVAEEMEIQMRDK
- the ppk1 gene encoding polyphosphate kinase 1; this translates as MSKTSKVAKNLYRNRELSWLQFNARVLQEAEDKTVPLIERLRFIGIFSNNLDEFFKVRYATIKRIVEAGKGGRRVLGGISATELLEEITQTVIEQQATSLSILNSIQEELQKENIYIIDETELSPEQDKYVLDFFIQKVSPSLVTIMIGELEEFPKLKDSAAYLAVRMKMSKEDVTFESKINYALIEIPRQIDRFVELPTEGDKQYLIMLDNLIRRCLGNIFSIFNYESITAHMIKITRDAELDIDSDLSRSFLEKISRSVEKRSSGDPVRFVYDKNIDKETLEFLMNKMGIDSTDSIIPGGRYHNRRDYMKFPSLGRKDLLYEAKEPLRIPGLSLEGSILEKIAEKDYLLYTPYQSFGYVVKFLKEAALDPKVKSIKITIYRLAESSQIAGALINAAKNGKDVTVQIELQARFDEAANIGYAEEMQSEGVKLIFGVTGLKVHCKACVIERLENKKVSRYSFISTGNFNESTARVYTDYTLFTSNQRIGKEINKVFDFFQVNYQIKKYRHLIVSPHYTRNAIYNLIEKEIQNHEQGLPCGIRLKLNSLSDFKMIDKLYAASQAGVKIKLIVRGICCLIPGVEGMSENIEVISVVDKFLEHPRLFIFENGGDPKIYISSADFMGRNLDNRVEISCPVYDEDIKEELIDTFEICWNDNVKARIISQDSDNDYRRNDKPQIRSQFKLYEYYQQKLK